In the genome of Bradyrhizobium arachidis, one region contains:
- a CDS encoding DUF1127 domain-containing protein: protein MSTIYTAAGSAQTPVSTRRSPNLLKRYFDAYCAWCIRQTLRATLDDLSDLELRDIGVARGEIEYLVRADPSIDPRGF, encoded by the coding sequence ATGAGCACGATTTATACTGCGGCGGGATCGGCGCAGACGCCCGTGTCGACGCGGCGATCCCCAAACTTACTCAAGAGGTATTTCGACGCTTATTGTGCTTGGTGTATTCGCCAGACCTTGCGCGCGACGTTGGACGACCTGAGCGATCTGGAGCTCCGGGACATCGGGGTTGCGAGGGGCGAGATCGAGTATCTCGTTCGAGCTGATCCTTCGATCGACCCACGCGGCTTCTAA
- a CDS encoding peroxidase family protein, with product MSSRHAILPRGLNNIRSPLSQGRFGRMFRKPSLTPAQFGATEPDNIANLSALADRMIGSFDAPKDSPDAEESGIPALYTYFSQFVDHDITFDPVSSLTKQQDPDGLVDFRTPSFDLDNLYGRGPNDQPYMYDGIKFLLGEKLTGAGVDDANDLPRFKGRALIGDPRNDENSIVSQFQGLMLRFHNRMVDDNDSLTFEEVQQRVRFHYQYVVLNDFLPRIVHADVLNALKTAGSYDRSKLAHYHWHNYPFMPVEFSVAAYRLGHSMIRPGYRLNDADNMLLQIFPDPNNPDKNALTGFRAMGPGRAIDWGRFIDIDTRPFGDENDESNPDNKRRLQFAYRIDTSLVDPLRKLPPEVASNPASLALRNLERGWRLGLPSGQAIARAMQLNPLNDDQIIIGKAVDEPEEGDPQTPIATIANGVFADNCPLWTYILAEARHFKADVPIPVTGGPGTVKTPQLGPVGGRIVAEVFLGLMFGDSSSVLSLDPQWAPVTGPGFALKDLVNYALGEGDPLH from the coding sequence ATGAGCAGCCGCCACGCAATTCTTCCGCGCGGATTGAACAATATCCGCTCGCCGCTGTCGCAAGGCCGCTTCGGCCGCATGTTCCGCAAGCCCAGCCTCACCCCGGCCCAATTCGGAGCCACCGAACCCGACAATATCGCCAACCTGTCGGCGCTCGCCGACAGGATGATCGGCAGCTTCGATGCGCCGAAAGACTCGCCGGACGCGGAAGAGAGCGGCATTCCCGCGCTCTACACCTATTTCAGCCAGTTCGTCGATCACGACATCACCTTCGATCCGGTCAGCTCGCTGACCAAGCAGCAGGATCCGGACGGACTGGTCGATTTCCGCACGCCCTCGTTCGATCTGGACAATCTCTACGGCCGCGGCCCGAACGACCAGCCCTACATGTATGACGGCATCAAGTTCCTGCTCGGCGAGAAGCTGACCGGTGCGGGCGTCGACGACGCCAACGACCTGCCGCGCTTCAAGGGCCGCGCGCTGATCGGCGATCCCCGCAACGACGAGAACAGCATCGTCTCGCAGTTCCAGGGCCTGATGCTGCGCTTTCACAACCGCATGGTCGACGACAACGACAGCCTGACGTTCGAGGAGGTGCAGCAGCGCGTCCGCTTCCACTATCAATATGTCGTGCTGAACGACTTCCTGCCGCGCATCGTCCACGCCGACGTTCTGAACGCGCTGAAGACCGCAGGCAGCTACGACCGCAGCAAGCTCGCCCACTATCACTGGCACAATTACCCGTTCATGCCGGTGGAGTTCTCCGTCGCCGCCTACCGGCTCGGGCATTCCATGATTCGCCCGGGCTACCGGCTCAACGACGCGGACAACATGCTGCTGCAGATCTTCCCCGACCCCAACAATCCCGACAAGAACGCGCTGACCGGCTTCCGCGCCATGGGCCCGGGACGCGCCATCGACTGGGGCCGCTTCATCGACATCGACACGCGCCCCTTTGGGGACGAGAACGACGAGAGCAATCCCGACAACAAGCGGCGGCTTCAGTTCGCCTATCGCATCGACACCTCGCTGGTCGATCCGCTGCGCAAGCTGCCGCCGGAAGTCGCCTCCAATCCGGCCTCGCTGGCGCTGCGCAATCTCGAGCGCGGCTGGCGGCTCGGCCTGCCCTCCGGCCAGGCCATCGCCAGGGCGATGCAGCTGAACCCGCTGAACGACGATCAGATCATCATCGGCAAGGCCGTCGACGAGCCCGAGGAGGGCGATCCGCAGACTCCGATCGCGACCATCGCGAACGGCGTGTTTGCCGACAACTGCCCGCTCTGGACCTATATCCTGGCCGAGGCCCGGCACTTCAAGGCCGACGTCCCAATTCCCGTCACCGGCGGACCCGGCACCGTCAAGACGCCGCAGCTCGGCCCCGTGGGTGGCCGCATCGTCGCCGAAGTCTTCCTCGGCTTGATGTTCGGCGACAGTTCCTCCGTGCTGTCGCTCGACCCGCAATGGGCGCCGGTAACCGGACCCGGCTTCGCGCTGAAGGACCTCGTCAACTACGCGCTGGGAGAGGGCGATCCGCTGCACTGA
- a CDS encoding alanine racemase, whose product MQGDTDLSNLQTPCLLLDEQRLRANVARMKAHLAGLGVAFRPHLKTAKSLDVARIAMTSATGPATVSTLREAEYFAAGGVRDMIYAVGIAPAKLARVSAIRATGADLAVILDSIEQAEAVAAHAASSDDSVPALIEVDADGHRSGVAPTDAATLIAIGKRLVSGGATLRGVLLHAGDSYALDDPAAIADAAEAEHIAAVTAANALRSAGLPCPVVSVGATPTARYVRDLTGVTEVRAGVFMFGDLYQAGVSSVAMGDLVLSVLATVIGHQKAKGWIIVDAGWMALSRDRSTAKQALDQGYGMVCDLAGKPYPELIVTDANQEHGIIGLRKGSNAALPDLPIGSRVRILTNHACATGAQYDRYQVLDGEGGVSAVWPRINGW is encoded by the coding sequence ATGCAAGGTGATACCGACCTGTCGAACCTGCAAACGCCCTGCCTGCTGCTCGACGAGCAGCGGCTTCGCGCCAATGTCGCGCGGATGAAGGCGCACCTCGCCGGTCTCGGCGTGGCCTTCCGCCCGCATCTGAAGACCGCAAAATCACTGGACGTCGCGCGTATCGCGATGACCTCGGCCACGGGGCCGGCAACGGTCTCGACGCTGCGCGAGGCCGAATATTTCGCGGCCGGCGGCGTCCGCGACATGATCTACGCCGTCGGCATCGCGCCCGCGAAGCTCGCGCGCGTCTCTGCCATCCGCGCGACCGGTGCCGATCTCGCCGTGATCCTCGATAGCATCGAACAAGCCGAGGCCGTGGCCGCGCATGCCGCGAGCAGCGACGATTCGGTTCCGGCGCTGATCGAGGTCGACGCGGATGGCCATCGCTCCGGTGTCGCGCCGACCGATGCGGCAACGCTGATCGCGATCGGCAAGCGCCTGGTCTCGGGTGGCGCGACCTTGCGCGGCGTGCTGCTGCACGCCGGTGACAGCTACGCACTGGACGATCCGGCAGCCATCGCGGATGCGGCGGAAGCGGAACACATCGCTGCCGTGACTGCGGCCAACGCGTTGCGCAGCGCAGGTCTGCCCTGTCCCGTCGTCAGCGTCGGCGCGACACCGACCGCGCGCTATGTGCGCGACCTCACTGGCGTCACTGAAGTGCGCGCCGGCGTCTTCATGTTCGGCGACCTTTATCAGGCCGGCGTCAGCTCCGTGGCGATGGGCGACCTCGTGCTCTCCGTGCTTGCCACCGTGATCGGTCACCAGAAGGCGAAGGGCTGGATCATCGTCGACGCCGGCTGGATGGCGCTGTCGCGCGACCGCAGCACGGCGAAACAGGCGCTCGACCAGGGTTATGGCATGGTCTGCGATCTCGCTGGAAAACCGTACCCGGAGCTCATCGTCACCGATGCCAACCAGGAGCACGGCATCATCGGCTTGCGCAAGGGCTCGAATGCCGCGCTGCCCGACCTGCCCATCGGCTCCCGCGTCCGCATCCTCACCAACCACGCCTGCGCGACCGGCGCGCAATATGATCGCTATCAGGTGCTGGATGGTGAAGGCGGCGTCAGCGCGGTCTGGCCGCGGATCAATGGGTGGTAG
- a CDS encoding helix-turn-helix transcriptional regulator, with protein MSRSKSAAPSKSAAERKLLFDQLQQIALGLGETLAPFCEVVLHDLTDPRQAIVAIHNNLSGRKVGQPATELGLARIADPDYAQVISNYANSFADGRQAKSTSIGIKGADGSYVAALCLNVDLTLFQGLQSAIGQFVSVDANNNPGESLSPIGADAIRAHIDQFAARRATTPRALNTEDRRALLRELRDAGCMQVRRSSDIIAAHLGVSRATVYADAR; from the coding sequence ATGAGCCGCAGCAAATCAGCAGCCCCGAGCAAGTCCGCAGCCGAGCGAAAACTGCTGTTCGATCAGTTGCAGCAGATCGCGCTAGGATTGGGAGAGACCCTGGCCCCGTTCTGCGAGGTCGTGCTGCACGATCTCACCGACCCCAGACAGGCGATCGTCGCCATTCACAACAATCTGTCGGGACGCAAGGTCGGCCAGCCCGCAACCGAGCTTGGCCTTGCCCGCATCGCCGACCCTGATTATGCGCAGGTGATTTCGAACTACGCCAACAGCTTTGCCGACGGACGGCAGGCCAAGAGCACCTCCATTGGTATCAAGGGTGCGGATGGTTCTTACGTTGCTGCGCTCTGCCTCAACGTCGACCTGACACTGTTCCAGGGCTTGCAGAGCGCCATCGGCCAGTTCGTCAGCGTCGATGCCAACAACAACCCGGGCGAGTCCCTGAGCCCCATCGGCGCGGACGCCATCCGTGCCCATATCGACCAGTTCGCCGCGCGGCGCGCCACCACGCCCCGCGCGCTCAACACTGAAGATCGCCGCGCGCTGCTGCGCGAATTGCGCGACGCCGGCTGCATGCAGGTACGTCGATCCTCGGACATCATTGCGGCCCATCTCGGAGTGTCGCGCGCCACGGTGTATGCCGATGCAAGGTGA
- a CDS encoding acetolactate synthase large subunit encodes MNGAESLVRTMVKGGVDVCFTNPGTSEMHFVAALDRVPGMRCVLGLFEGVVTGAADGYFRMKGTPASTLLHLGPGLANGLANLHNAKKANSGIVNIVGQHAVYHIGYNAPLTSDIEGLARPMSSWVRTSPDSKSVAADGAAAIAAAKSAPPQIATLILPADTAWNEADGIAEVPAEQQRASYSPQAVERAAKILHGDGEGTLLLMTGSALSEQGLALAERIAGKTGCTVMGPTFRPKMARGRGRFSIDRIHYVIENALPMLEKFRHIVLVESDDPVAFFAYPNKPSMLKPQGCEVHRMTSWGENSVAALEALAGAVKASAKDVKPQALAELVKPTGALTFATIAQAIACAIPENAIMVDESLTTGRGFFPPTAAAAPHDWLQNMGGSIGFSTPLSIGAAIACPDRKVITMVGDGSAMYTIQSLWTQARENLNIVTIVFANRIYQILRGEFDNVGAGEPGQRANDMLRLDRPTLDFVALAKGMGVPGRAVTNADEFNKALAEAVAEPGPRLIEVQM; translated from the coding sequence ATGAACGGTGCGGAAAGCCTGGTGCGGACGATGGTCAAGGGCGGGGTGGACGTCTGCTTCACCAACCCGGGCACCTCCGAGATGCATTTTGTCGCGGCGCTCGACCGCGTTCCCGGCATGCGCTGCGTGCTCGGCCTGTTCGAGGGCGTGGTGACGGGCGCCGCCGACGGCTATTTCCGCATGAAGGGCACGCCGGCCTCTACCCTGCTGCATCTCGGCCCGGGCCTCGCCAACGGCCTTGCCAATCTGCACAACGCCAAGAAGGCCAATTCCGGCATCGTCAACATCGTCGGCCAGCACGCCGTCTACCACATCGGCTACAATGCGCCGCTGACCTCCGACATCGAGGGCCTGGCCCGGCCGATGTCGTCCTGGGTCCGCACCTCCCCGGATTCCAAATCGGTCGCCGCCGACGGCGCCGCGGCCATTGCGGCTGCGAAAAGCGCCCCGCCGCAGATCGCGACCCTGATCCTGCCCGCCGACACCGCCTGGAACGAGGCCGACGGCATCGCCGAGGTGCCGGCCGAGCAGCAGCGCGCGAGCTATTCGCCGCAGGCGGTCGAGCGGGCCGCGAAGATCTTGCACGGGGACGGCGAAGGCACGCTCTTGCTGATGACCGGCAGCGCGCTGAGCGAGCAGGGCCTGGCGCTGGCCGAGCGCATCGCCGGCAAGACCGGCTGCACCGTGATGGGTCCGACCTTCCGCCCGAAGATGGCGCGCGGCCGCGGCCGCTTCTCGATCGACCGCATCCATTACGTGATCGAGAACGCGCTGCCGATGCTGGAGAAGTTCCGCCACATCGTGCTGGTCGAATCCGACGATCCCGTGGCGTTCTTCGCCTATCCGAACAAGCCGAGCATGCTCAAGCCCCAGGGCTGCGAGGTGCATCGCATGACCTCCTGGGGCGAGAATTCGGTCGCAGCGCTCGAAGCGCTGGCCGGCGCCGTCAAGGCGAGCGCCAAGGACGTCAAGCCGCAGGCGTTGGCCGAGCTGGTCAAGCCGACCGGCGCGCTGACCTTCGCCACGATCGCGCAGGCGATCGCCTGCGCCATCCCCGAGAATGCGATCATGGTCGACGAATCGCTCACCACCGGCCGCGGCTTTTTCCCGCCGACAGCGGCGGCGGCGCCGCACGACTGGCTCCAGAACATGGGCGGCTCGATCGGCTTCTCGACGCCGCTGTCGATCGGTGCCGCGATTGCCTGCCCGGACCGCAAGGTGATCACCATGGTCGGCGACGGCAGCGCGATGTACACGATCCAGTCGCTGTGGACGCAGGCGCGCGAGAACCTCAACATCGTCACCATCGTGTTCGCCAACCGTATCTACCAGATCCTGCGCGGCGAGTTCGACAATGTCGGCGCCGGCGAGCCCGGCCAGCGCGCCAACGATATGCTCCGCCTCGACCGCCCGACGCTCGATTTCGTCGCGCTGGCCAAGGGCATGGGCGTGCCCGGCCGCGCCGTCACCAATGCCGACGAGTTCAACAAGGCGCTGGCGGAGGCCGTCGCCGAGCCCGGGCCGCGGCTGATCGAAGTGCAGATGTAG
- a CDS encoding GTP cyclohydrolase II — protein sequence MSRANRTEHIRLTSHPEPGKKAAYPIHWGAADARARGPIIGTVSRAGDRNVIGSHGGSYAMYRALAVSAGALDPIKRPDLTNTFPAATIGPFEQWRDPAKIVALDPWGHLVAENFGKDIAEGVDIRPSIAVTRARLDLPEIREALAAKRLRADGEVVHANGSVSVVKIAIDPVWYLPGLATRFGTNETELRRTLFEQTAGMFPELVTRPDLKVFLPPIGGTTVYMFGDVTKLPDHRTKITCRVHDECNGSDVFGSDICTCRPYLIHGIEESARGAQEGGLGLVVYNRKEGRALGEVTKFLVYNARKRQEDGDAAAAYFERTECVAGVQDARFQQLMPDTIHWLGLKRIDRFLSMSDMKYDALTSQGIDIVERVPIPPELIPADAHVEIAAKKAAGYYSTDIAPEKDVDGVVGRSLEKY from the coding sequence ATGAGCCGCGCGAACCGTACCGAGCATATCCGCCTGACCTCCCATCCGGAGCCGGGCAAGAAAGCCGCCTATCCGATCCATTGGGGTGCCGCAGATGCGCGCGCCCGCGGGCCGATCATCGGCACGGTGTCGCGCGCCGGAGATCGCAACGTGATCGGCAGCCATGGCGGCTCCTACGCGATGTACCGCGCGCTCGCGGTGTCCGCCGGCGCGCTCGATCCCATCAAGCGCCCCGATCTCACCAACACCTTCCCGGCCGCGACCATCGGCCCGTTCGAGCAATGGCGCGATCCCGCAAAGATCGTCGCACTCGACCCGTGGGGGCATCTCGTCGCCGAGAATTTCGGCAAGGACATCGCCGAGGGCGTCGATATCCGCCCGAGCATCGCGGTGACGCGCGCGCGGCTCGATCTGCCGGAGATCCGCGAGGCGCTGGCCGCAAAGCGGCTGCGCGCCGACGGCGAGGTCGTGCACGCCAATGGCAGCGTCTCGGTGGTGAAGATCGCAATCGATCCGGTCTGGTACCTGCCCGGCCTTGCGACGCGGTTCGGCACCAACGAGACCGAGCTGCGGCGCACGCTGTTTGAGCAGACCGCCGGCATGTTCCCCGAGCTTGTCACCCGGCCGGACCTGAAGGTGTTCTTGCCGCCGATCGGCGGTACCACCGTCTACATGTTCGGCGATGTGACAAAACTGCCGGACCATCGCACCAAGATCACCTGCCGCGTGCATGACGAGTGCAACGGCTCCGACGTGTTCGGCTCGGACATCTGCACCTGCCGGCCCTATCTGATCCACGGCATCGAGGAATCCGCGCGCGGCGCGCAGGAGGGCGGGCTCGGGCTCGTCGTCTACAACCGCAAAGAAGGCCGCGCGCTCGGCGAGGTCACCAAATTCCTGGTCTACAATGCGCGCAAGCGGCAGGAGGATGGCGATGCGGCCGCAGCCTATTTCGAGCGCACCGAATGCGTCGCCGGCGTCCAGGACGCACGCTTCCAGCAGCTGATGCCGGACACGATCCACTGGCTGGGCCTGAAGCGCATCGACCGCTTCCTGTCGATGAGCGACATGAAGTACGACGCGCTGACCTCGCAGGGCATCGACATCGTCGAGCGCGTGCCGATCCCGCCCGAGCTGATCCCGGCCGACGCTCATGTCGAGATCGCCGCCAAAAAGGCCGCCGGCTATTACTCGACCGACATCGCGCCGGAGAAGGACGTGGACGGCGTGGTCGGGCGTTCGCTGGAAAAATACTGA
- a CDS encoding threonine synthase, with translation MPAASYIDPRTGQLYPLDQPRWCSDERTPLLVTPGAGISREDIDSGTRSLWRYRAALPVEIGKPVTLGEGCTPLVQQDWGDLRPFFKLEWFNPTGSFKDRGSAVMLSFLRQIGVDAILEDSSGNGGSSMAGLGAAGGMRVKILAPASTSPAKIAQVRAYGAAVQLVEGPREESEAEAIRQSSQTFYASHNWQPFFLEGTKSLAYEIWEDLGFRAPDNVIVPVGAGSSLLGCAFGFRELLKAGQITKLPRLFAAQPLNCSPIDASFKAGVDTPVAREVNKTIAEGTAIKNPLRLREIIAALRESGGGTIALTEDEIVAALRRLARQGLFAEPTSASAAAALEKLSAAGSIRTNETTVAVLTGTGLKAATTVADLVQ, from the coding sequence ATGCCTGCCGCCAGCTACATCGACCCCCGCACCGGACAGCTCTATCCGCTGGACCAGCCGCGCTGGTGCTCGGACGAGCGCACGCCGCTGCTGGTGACGCCGGGGGCAGGGATCTCGCGCGAGGACATCGACAGCGGCACGCGGTCGCTCTGGCGCTACAGGGCAGCGCTGCCCGTCGAGATCGGAAAGCCTGTCACGCTCGGCGAAGGCTGCACGCCGCTGGTTCAGCAGGATTGGGGCGATCTGCGCCCGTTCTTCAAGCTCGAATGGTTCAACCCGACCGGCAGCTTCAAGGACCGCGGCTCGGCGGTGATGCTGTCCTTCCTGCGGCAGATCGGCGTCGACGCGATCCTGGAGGACTCCTCCGGCAATGGCGGCTCGTCGATGGCCGGGCTCGGTGCCGCCGGCGGCATGCGCGTGAAGATTCTGGCGCCGGCCTCGACATCGCCGGCGAAGATCGCGCAGGTGCGCGCCTATGGCGCTGCGGTGCAACTCGTCGAGGGGCCCCGTGAAGAGTCGGAAGCCGAGGCCATCCGCCAGTCGAGCCAGACGTTTTATGCCAGCCACAACTGGCAGCCGTTCTTTCTCGAGGGCACCAAATCGCTGGCCTATGAGATCTGGGAAGACCTCGGCTTCCGCGCGCCCGATAACGTCATCGTCCCCGTCGGCGCCGGCAGCAGCCTGCTCGGCTGCGCCTTCGGCTTCCGCGAGCTTTTGAAGGCCGGCCAGATTACAAAGCTGCCGCGCCTGTTTGCGGCGCAGCCGCTGAATTGCTCGCCGATCGATGCGAGCTTCAAGGCCGGCGTCGATACGCCCGTCGCGCGCGAGGTGAACAAGACCATTGCAGAGGGCACCGCGATCAAGAACCCGCTGCGTCTGCGCGAGATCATCGCCGCCTTGCGCGAGAGCGGCGGGGGCACCATCGCGCTCACCGAGGACGAGATCGTCGCTGCCCTGCGGCGTCTTGCACGGCAGGGTCTGTTCGCCGAGCCGACCAGCGCCAGCGCGGCCGCCGCATTGGAAAAGCTCTCTGCTGCCGGATCGATCAGGACGAACGAGACCACGGTCGCGGTGCTCACAGGCACGGGCCTCAAGGCCGCGACCACCGTTGCCGATCTCGTGCAGTAG
- a CDS encoding L,D-transpeptidase: MIRFFAAPIAAIALLTATAAGAFAEEFDSRDIMGGGPNFFRGGSSPIPRTTVMYNGNYAPGTIVVNTAERRLYLVLQNGQALRYGIGVGRDGFRWGGVHRITAKKEWPAWTPPSQMLARRPDLPRHMKGGIENPLGARAMYLGSTLYRIHGSNEPETIGQAVSSGCFRMTNDDVTDLYGRVSVGTTVVVLNN; encoded by the coding sequence ATGATCCGGTTTTTCGCCGCGCCGATTGCCGCCATCGCACTGCTGACCGCCACCGCGGCAGGCGCGTTCGCCGAAGAGTTCGACTCGCGCGATATCATGGGCGGCGGCCCGAACTTCTTTCGCGGCGGCTCCAGCCCGATCCCCCGCACCACCGTCATGTATAACGGCAACTATGCCCCCGGCACGATCGTGGTGAACACGGCCGAGCGCCGGCTCTATCTGGTGCTCCAGAACGGCCAGGCGCTCCGCTACGGTATCGGCGTCGGCCGCGACGGCTTCCGCTGGGGCGGGGTGCACAGGATCACCGCCAAGAAGGAATGGCCGGCTTGGACGCCGCCCTCGCAGATGCTGGCCCGCCGCCCCGACCTGCCGCGCCACATGAAGGGCGGCATCGAGAACCCGCTCGGCGCGCGCGCGATGTATCTCGGCTCGACGCTGTACCGCATCCACGGCTCCAACGAGCCGGAGACGATCGGCCAGGCGGTGTCCTCGGGCTGCTTCCGCATGACCAACGACGACGTCACCGACCTCTACGGCCGCGTCTCGGTCGGCACCACCGTGGTCGTGCTGAACAACTAA
- a CDS encoding DUF3551 domain-containing protein, with protein sequence MRRTILTLASFAALIAATFPAAQAHAANDRYCLQGRMWGYPGNCQFASYQQCQASASGTSAYCGINPRYAYSQQRYY encoded by the coding sequence ATGCGTCGCACCATCCTTACCCTCGCATCGTTTGCAGCGCTGATCGCCGCGACTTTCCCGGCGGCCCAGGCTCACGCCGCAAACGACCGGTATTGCCTGCAAGGCCGCATGTGGGGCTATCCCGGCAACTGCCAGTTCGCGAGCTATCAGCAGTGCCAGGCCAGCGCATCCGGCACGTCGGCCTATTGCGGCATCAATCCGCGCTACGCGTACTCGCAGCAGCGCTATTACTGA
- a CDS encoding DUF2927 domain-containing protein: MSAFNQPSAAVRLALLAFAALTSVPDTATIAAAGELPAIASRQRSEKKSFTDGEIVEGFLKTAFGAEYHLAGRVDRIRKFDGPVRVYAESDRADRKAQLAKVVADIGKRVQHLDIVMTATSEAANVRVKLVRDRDLFRTIATFYGVDKAREIRTSLDPQCLSGFRKNDNFEIEHSDVILTVDNGDFTFLDCAYEELLQSLGPINDTTSVPWTMFNDNVSMGYFDVYDQYILNLLYDPRIKAGMTVPEVKAVLPQVLADVRAWVKQVNDLKE, encoded by the coding sequence ATGAGCGCATTCAACCAGCCCTCGGCTGCCGTCCGCCTCGCCCTGCTGGCGTTTGCTGCACTCACATCCGTGCCTGACACCGCTACCATCGCCGCCGCGGGCGAACTGCCCGCGATCGCCTCACGTCAGCGCAGCGAGAAGAAGAGTTTTACCGACGGCGAGATCGTCGAAGGTTTCCTTAAGACGGCGTTCGGCGCCGAATACCACCTCGCCGGCCGCGTCGACCGCATCCGCAAGTTCGACGGGCCGGTGCGCGTCTACGCCGAGAGCGACCGCGCCGACCGCAAGGCGCAGCTCGCAAAAGTCGTCGCTGACATCGGCAAGCGCGTGCAGCATCTCGACATCGTCATGACCGCCACCAGTGAAGCTGCGAACGTGCGGGTCAAGCTCGTGCGCGACCGCGATCTCTTCCGCACCATCGCGACCTTCTATGGCGTGGACAAGGCGCGCGAGATCCGCACCTCGCTCGATCCGCAATGCCTGTCCGGCTTCCGCAAGAACGACAATTTCGAAATCGAGCACTCCGACGTCATCCTCACCGTCGACAATGGCGACTTCACCTTCCTCGACTGCGCCTATGAGGAGCTGCTGCAATCGCTCGGCCCGATCAACGACACCACGAGCGTGCCCTGGACCATGTTCAACGACAACGTCTCGATGGGCTATTTCGACGTCTACGACCAGTACATCCTCAATCTGCTCTACGACCCCCGCATCAAGGCCGGCATGACCGTGCCGGAGGTCAAGGCCGTGCTGCCGCAAGTGCTCGCGGACGTGCGCGCCTGGGTGAAGCAGGTGAATGATCTGAAGGAGTGA
- a CDS encoding winged helix-turn-helix domain-containing tetratricopeptide repeat protein, with the protein MRYLFEGHALDTDRRELRRGPDALLVAPQVFDLLAYLIGHRERVVSKDELISAIWNGRAVSDAALTTRLNAVRSAIGDSGEQQRLIKTLPRKGFRFVGVVREEWQGSPIEQAASTTYPGETEETPSSAPRLSIVVLPFANLSEDPEREYFVDGVTESLTTDLSRISGSFVIGRHTAFTYKGKAIDLKQIGRELNVRYVLEGSMQGAGDRLRVNVQLVDAETSAHLWADRFDKLVADLFDMQDEIVSRLANTLDAQLTEQEARRSERSPHPNSMDLYFRGKALLHKGWTSEGVPQARAMFERALTLDPKNVDAMVWMAGVDLILGVSYLDDATSEHFAVAEATSIRALSLAPNHAYAHLILGCALICTNRAVQGIAEFERALALDRNLAEAHAQTGSAKLYMGRGAETEAHINEALRLSPRDIFAHRWFMITGFAKMQVDADAEAVRWFRRSIEANRNDVNAHFGLAAALALLGSLNEAKAAAKALFALVPDFTIRRFRNGACSDNPVYLAKRERVYQGMRLAGVPEG; encoded by the coding sequence TTGCGCTATCTCTTCGAGGGCCATGCCTTGGACACCGACCGGCGCGAGCTTCGTCGCGGACCGGATGCGTTGCTCGTGGCGCCGCAAGTATTTGACCTACTCGCGTACCTGATAGGTCACCGGGAACGCGTCGTCAGCAAGGATGAGCTGATCAGTGCGATCTGGAACGGACGCGCGGTATCCGATGCCGCGCTCACGACCCGTTTGAATGCCGTACGAAGCGCCATCGGCGACAGCGGTGAACAACAGCGTCTCATCAAGACACTGCCGCGCAAAGGTTTCCGCTTCGTCGGCGTCGTGCGGGAAGAATGGCAGGGAAGCCCGATCGAGCAGGCCGCTTCGACGACGTATCCTGGAGAGACGGAGGAGACGCCGTCTTCAGCCCCTCGCCTTTCAATCGTTGTGCTGCCGTTCGCCAATCTCAGCGAAGATCCCGAGCGAGAATATTTCGTTGATGGTGTGACCGAGAGCTTGACCACGGATTTGTCGCGCATCTCCGGCTCGTTCGTCATCGGCCGACATACCGCATTCACGTACAAGGGCAAAGCGATCGATCTCAAGCAGATTGGCCGCGAGCTGAATGTTCGGTACGTGCTAGAGGGTTCCATGCAGGGAGCCGGCGATCGACTTCGCGTAAACGTCCAGCTCGTGGACGCGGAAACCAGCGCGCATCTGTGGGCCGACCGCTTCGACAAACTCGTCGCCGATCTTTTTGATATGCAAGACGAGATCGTATCGCGCCTCGCCAACACGCTGGACGCCCAACTCACTGAACAAGAGGCTCGGCGATCAGAACGATCTCCGCATCCCAATTCGATGGACTTGTATTTCCGAGGCAAAGCTTTGTTGCACAAGGGGTGGACGTCGGAAGGCGTGCCACAGGCGCGCGCGATGTTTGAACGGGCGTTGACCCTTGACCCCAAGAATGTCGACGCGATGGTGTGGATGGCTGGCGTCGATCTGATACTTGGAGTGAGCTACTTGGATGACGCCACGAGCGAGCATTTCGCAGTGGCCGAGGCGACATCAATAAGGGCGCTGTCCCTTGCGCCCAACCATGCCTATGCGCACTTGATTTTGGGCTGCGCACTAATATGCACGAACCGCGCGGTTCAGGGCATCGCGGAATTCGAGAGAGCGTTGGCACTGGATCGCAATTTGGCTGAAGCGCACGCGCAGACTGGCAGCGCTAAGTTGTATATGGGTCGCGGAGCTGAGACTGAGGCCCATATCAACGAAGCACTTCGCCTCTCTCCTCGCGATATCTTCGCCCATCGCTGGTTCATGATAACCGGCTTTGCCAAGATGCAGGTTGACGCGGATGCTGAAGCGGTCCGGTGGTTCCGCCGCAGCATCGAAGCCAACCGAAATGATGTCAACGCGCATTTTGGGCTGGCCGCCGCGCTCGCGCTACTTGGCTCACTGAATGAGGCGAAAGCCGCTGCAAAGGCGCTATTTGCGCTCGTCCCAGACTTCACCATCCGCCGTTTCCGGAACGGCGCTTGCAGTGATAACCCTGTTTACCTCGCCAAACGCGAGCGCGTCTATCAAGGCATGCGGCTGGCGGGAGTGCCGGAGGGCTGA